Proteins encoded by one window of Panicum virgatum strain AP13 chromosome 7N, P.virgatum_v5, whole genome shotgun sequence:
- the LOC120683489 gene encoding LEAF RUST 10 DISEASE-RESISTANCE LOCUS RECEPTOR-LIKE PROTEIN KINASE-like 2.1, producing the protein MAAAAAAAALLAVSVVFLVPGVLPQQPQPQPQQQDPPKLCGTKANGRYACPDCSTSAATSSRGGAFEANLLRFRDSLRDMAAANASFLNATFGADEDAVYGLATCLADAEMSDCAACLAAAAAELPGTRCASRRDMVLWYPQCLVRYDNASFFGVADTSPDRRLLVPNPNNFSDPAALNKARERLNGRMLAAAAESPARVAFGDEQVSANATLHGLAQCTVDLTPEECSRCLATHMVWLGVCCTDMDGVRLSGPSCYLRYELMAFAPGTPPTMAPLVEPPPPSAAAPGASSGTGGSSSSSRKKPRTYVLAGALGGVALLLVGACIILVTWWCKEEEERKQSSSSGRGSRRKRMESLLQQQQHPRRYSYSQVKRMTGSFAHKLGQGGNGAVYKGRLPDGREVAVKMLKEAKQVDGEEFINEVASISRTSHVNVVTLLGFCVEGKSRRGLVYEYMPNGSLERYAGSGGDLSLSWERLLDIAVGIARGLEYLHRGCNAHIVHFDIKPHNILLDATFRPKISDFGLAKLRPQKESTIAVSIAGARGTVGYIAPEVFSRQVGAVTSKSDVYSYGMMVLEMVGARRSGVVVVDGSGSSGASSSYFPECLYRDLDGFCASSTCSGPEEEEVVRKMVVVGLWCIRMSPSDRPSMTRVLEMLEKMTVAELPLPPEAHAASAAAGPSLTD; encoded by the exons atggccgccgccgccgctgctgctgccttgCTCGCCGTCTCCGTGGTGTTCCTCGTCCCCGGCGTGCTCCCccagcagccgcagccgcagccgcagcagcaggaccCTCCCAAGCTCTGCGGCACCAAGGCCAACGGCAGGTACGCCTGCCCCGACTGCTCCACCTCCGCGGCCACctccagccgcggcggcgccttcGAGGCCAACCTGCTCCGGTTCCGGGACTCCCTCCGGGACATGGCCGCCGCCAACGCCAGCTTCCTCAACGCAACCTTCGGCGCGGACGAGGACGCGGTGTACGGCCTCGCCACGTGCCTCGCGGACGCCGAGATGTCCGACTGCGCCGCCTGcctggcggccgcggccgccgagctGCCCGGCACGCGCTGCGCGAGCCGCAGGGACATGGTGCTCTGGTACCCGCAGTGCCTCGTGCGCTACGACAACGCCAGCTTCTTCGGCGTCGCGGACACGTCGCCCGATCGCCGCTTGCTCGTGCCCAACCCCAACAATTTCTCCGACCCGGCGGCCCTGAACAAGGCGCGGGAGAGGCTGAACGGCCGGatgctcgccgcggcggcggaatcGCCGGCCCGGGTCGCGTTCGGCGACGAGCAGGTCAGCGCCAACGCGACGCTGCACGGGCTGGCGCAGTGCACGGTGGACCTGACCCCCGAGGAGTGCAGCCGCTGCCTGGCGACGCACATGGTCTGGCTGGGCGTCTGCTGCACCGACATGGACGGCGTCCGCCTCAGCGGGCCCAGCTGCTACCTGCGCTACGAGTTGATGGCATTCGCGCCCGGCACGCCGCCGACCATGGCGCCGCTCGTCgaaccaccgccgccgtccgcggcaGCGCCAGGAGCTTCTTCTGGGACTGGAGGAAGCTCAAGCTCCTCGAGGAAAAAGCCCAGGACCT ACGTACTAGCAGGTGCGCTGGGTGGAGTGGCCCTGCTTCTCGTCGGGGCTTGCATAATACTAGTAACATGGTGgtgcaaggaggaggaggagaggaagcaATCATCATCCTCGGGACGAGGCAGCCGCAGGAAGAGGATGGAGTCCCTgctacagcagcagcagcatcctcGGAGGTACAGCTACTCGCAGGTGAAGCGGATGACCGGATCCTTTGCTCACAAGCTGGGCCAAGGCGGCAATGGCGCCGTGTACAAGGGCAGGCTCCCCGACGGGCGCGAGGTGGCGGTGAAGATGCTCAAGGAGGCCAAGCAGGTGGACGGCGAGGAGTTCATCAACGAGGTGGCCAGCATCAGCCGGACGTCGCACGTCAACGTGGTGACGCTGCTGGGCTTCTGCGTGGAGGGCAAATCCAGGAGGGGCCTCGTCTACGAGTACATGCCCAATGGCTCGCTGGAGAGGtacgccggcagcggcggcgacctgAGCCTGAGCTGGGAGCGGCTGCTGGACATCGCCGTGGGCATCGCCCGGGGGCTGGAGTACCTCCACCGCGGATGCAACGCCCACATCGTGCATTTCGACATCAAGCCCCACAACATCCTGCTCGACGCGACGTTCCGCCCCAAGATCTCCGACTTCGGGCTGGCCAAGCTGCGGCCGCAGAAGGAGAGCACCATCGCCGTGTCCATCGCCGGAGCCAGGGGCACCGTCGGCTACATCGCGCCGGAGGTGTTCTCCAGGCAGGTGGGGGCCGTCACCAGCAAGTCCGACGTCTACAGCTACGGCATGATGGTGCTCGAGATGGTCGGCGCCAGGAGgagcggcgtcgtcgtcgtcgatggTTCCGGGAGCTCGGGGGCGAGCAGCAGCTACTTCCCAGAGTGCCTGTACCGGGATCTGGACGGGTTCTGCGCCAGCAGCACGTGCAGTGggcctgaggaggaggaggtggtgaggAAGATGGTGGTCGTCGGCCTCTGGTGCATCCGGATGTCTCCTTCCGATCGACCCTCCATGACCAGGGTCCTGGAGATGCTGGAGAAGATGACCGTGGCagagctgccgctgccgccagaGGCACATgcagcatcagcagcagcaggccctTCTTTGACTGACTGA